Proteins from one Candidatus Abyssobacteria bacterium SURF_5 genomic window:
- a CDS encoding MBL fold metallo-hydrolase has protein sequence MKLTFLGTRGYIKARAPCHYMHSSLMVSYRGKEIMIDCGEDWLEKIQTMTPRAIFITHGHPDHAWGLKNGAPCPVFATEESWENMKTFAIKEREGIRPREPIRVHGVTFEAFSVVHSTRAPAVGYRISAGGKTIFYAPDLVYINERAEALAGAAVYIGDGATIVRSMVRKPGTELIGHTPVRTQLTWCSKEGVPRAIITHCGSEIVEGDEQELQQKIDALASERGVQAVIACDGMELLI, from the coding sequence ATGAAACTGACTTTCCTCGGAACGCGCGGCTACATCAAGGCAAGAGCCCCCTGCCATTACATGCACAGCTCGCTGATGGTCTCCTATCGCGGCAAAGAAATCATGATCGACTGCGGCGAGGATTGGCTGGAAAAGATTCAGACGATGACGCCGCGGGCCATCTTCATAACTCACGGACATCCCGACCACGCCTGGGGCCTGAAAAACGGGGCTCCGTGTCCGGTGTTCGCCACCGAGGAGTCATGGGAGAACATGAAAACCTTCGCGATCAAGGAGCGAGAGGGCATCCGTCCGCGCGAGCCGATAAGAGTGCACGGAGTGACGTTCGAAGCGTTTTCGGTGGTGCATTCGACGCGTGCGCCTGCTGTCGGCTACCGGATCTCGGCCGGCGGGAAAACAATATTCTATGCGCCCGACCTCGTCTATATAAACGAGCGGGCGGAGGCGCTCGCGGGAGCGGCGGTTTATATCGGCGACGGCGCCACCATCGTTCGCTCCATGGTGAGAAAGCCGGGGACCGAACTGATCGGCCATACCCCCGTCCGCACTCAGCTCACGTGGTGCAGCAAGGAGGGGGTGCCGCGCGCGATCATCACGCATTGCGGCTCTGAGATCGTCGAAGGCGATGAGCAGGAGCTTCAGCAGAAGATTGATGCACTGGCGAGCGAACGAGGCGTCCAGGCGGTTATCGCTTGCGACGGCATGGAGTTGTTAATTTAG
- a CDS encoding zf-HC2 domain-containing protein, with translation MQRGSGKGEFPARLSQAEGTVKKSSRGIMNCKKAEQLLVDHAEQTLAGRKKKHLERHLETCESCRLQLEGIIRLREEVRSLSVPEPTESEWERFHSKLTRRLAEIDSERAARGSRRLLLKPMAAAAAVAAGFLLVLALWINFSMERKIDSNSSGKVMEQLSSEDSMQSLPSERDDKFLIALENLSDADLEDFVDDAALLLEEDSGAFDEVFLYSLTEPDPYEALEDLSPEEYDEVLKRLASI, from the coding sequence ATGCAGCGCGGGAGCGGCAAAGGTGAATTTCCGGCACGCCTTTCTCAAGCTGAAGGAACAGTCAAAAAATCTTCGCGAGGAATTATGAACTGCAAAAAGGCTGAACAGTTGCTCGTGGATCATGCCGAGCAAACACTTGCGGGACGAAAGAAGAAACATTTAGAGCGGCATCTCGAAACCTGCGAATCGTGCCGGCTCCAACTCGAAGGGATAATTCGGCTGCGGGAAGAGGTTCGCTCACTCTCCGTGCCCGAGCCGACTGAAAGCGAGTGGGAGCGGTTCCACAGCAAACTGACGCGTCGCCTTGCGGAGATCGATTCGGAACGGGCGGCGCGGGGATCGCGGAGACTTCTTTTGAAGCCGATGGCGGCCGCGGCCGCCGTTGCCGCAGGCTTTCTTCTTGTTCTCGCGCTGTGGATAAATTTTTCCATGGAAAGAAAAATCGATTCCAATTCCTCAGGCAAAGTAATGGAGCAGCTCTCTTCCGAAGACTCGATGCAAAGCCTACCATCTGAAAGGGACGACAAATTCCTGATCGCTCTCGAAAACCTTTCCGATGCCGACTTGGAGGATTTTGTGGATGATGCCGCTCTGCTGCTGGAAGAAGATAGCGGAGCCTTCGACGAAGTATTTCTTTATTCCCTGACGGAACCAGACCCGTATGAAGCCCTTGAAGACCTGTCTCCCGAAGAGTATGACGAGGTGCTCAAGAGGCTTGCATCAATTTGA
- a CDS encoding GNAT family N-acetyltransferase: MVVKLIPVPEERKKVLSRLAQLYLYDFSEIEGFDIGEDGLYTLKHLDSYWTKPDRHPFFILAGRRIAGFALVNTITYAYKRGEANSVAEFFVMRKYRRRGIGREAARRLFNAFPGKWEVRQTTSNVAGQLFWRSVIAEYAGGKFEETFINNKFWRGPAQLFDTTS; the protein is encoded by the coding sequence ATGGTTGTCAAATTAATACCTGTTCCGGAAGAAAGAAAAAAGGTCCTCTCTCGCCTGGCGCAACTATATCTGTACGATTTCAGCGAGATCGAAGGATTCGATATCGGCGAGGATGGCCTCTACACATTGAAGCATCTCGATTCATACTGGACAAAACCCGACAGACATCCTTTCTTTATTCTTGCCGGCCGCCGTATCGCCGGCTTCGCCCTCGTGAATACAATCACCTACGCTTATAAGAGAGGCGAAGCCAACTCGGTCGCAGAATTCTTCGTGATGCGCAAGTACCGCAGGCGCGGCATCGGACGCGAGGCCGCACGCCGCCTCTTCAACGCTTTCCCCGGCAAATGGGAGGTCAGGCAAACGACCTCGAATGTCGCCGGCCAGCTGTTCTGGAGAAGCGTCATCGCGGAGTATGCCGGCGGAAAATTCGAAGAGACATTTATCAATAACAAGTTCTGGCGCGGCCCCGCCCAGCTGTTCGATACCACCAGCTAA
- a CDS encoding transposase has protein sequence MAHFFFLTVKLFCHIIDPMPRIARIVAPGLPHHITQRGNRLMKIFLDDADCERYLHFLNKYKRKHGLEILAYCLMSNHVHLIAIPKEPHSLARSLADSHMSYAKHFNWKYSQSGHLWEGRFYSCTMDENHTMAAVRYVERNPVRAHLVQRAWDYRWSSAPAHVGICPTNFSPAVGRNRT, from the coding sequence TTGGCGCACTTTTTTTTCTTGACAGTTAAGCTATTTTGTCATATCATCGATCCTATGCCGAGAATTGCCAGAATAGTGGCGCCGGGATTGCCCCATCATATCACGCAGCGGGGCAATCGACTGATGAAGATTTTTCTGGACGATGCCGATTGCGAAAGGTACCTGCATTTCCTGAATAAGTACAAGAGGAAGCACGGCCTCGAGATCCTGGCGTACTGCCTCATGTCGAACCACGTCCACCTGATCGCGATTCCAAAAGAACCCCACTCGCTTGCGCGGTCGCTTGCCGACAGTCACATGAGCTACGCGAAGCACTTCAATTGGAAATATTCGCAGTCGGGCCACCTGTGGGAAGGCCGATTTTACTCGTGCACAATGGATGAAAATCACACCATGGCCGCCGTTCGATACGTCGAGCGAAACCCCGTCAGGGCGCATCTTGTACAGCGCGCTTGGGATTATCGCTGGTCGAGCGCACCAGCGCACGTCGGCATCTGTCCGACCAACTTCTCACCCGCCGTTGGCCGGAACCGGACCTGA